The segment CTGCCCGCTGCGATTTATCATCGGTGGACATATAGAGTTAAAACCGCAGACCCTGACCGTATGTATGTTACATTTATAAATTTAGGTTCAGTCAGTCTCAGATTGGGAGACAAATGGAGCTAAGTTCTTAGTACCTTCTTCCCAAGAAGCACCATTATAGGTGATTTCACGAATAGCTTTAATGATTTCATCCGCAGAACCTCTGACTTGTTTAGTGGAGTCCCTCTCTCTCAAGGTAACGGAGCCGTCCTTAACAGAATCAAAGTCAATTGTAACACCGAACGGAGTACCCAACTCATCGTTACGAGCATATCTTTTACCGATAGAAACACCTGAGTCATCAACCTTGAATGGAATCTTTTCACGTCTTAGGAGCTTAGAAACCTCAGCAGTCACAGGTGCCAGATCCTTATGGTTAGATAGTGGAACCAAAAGGACTTTGCTTGGAGCAACCAGAGGTGGGAATGATAACACTGCTCTGGCGGTGTCTTCTGGTCTACTCCAGAAACAATGTTCAAAAACAGAGTAGATGATACGGCCAATACCAAAAGAGGGCTCAATGACGTTTGGGGTGTATTCCCTGACGTGCTCTGTTTTCGTTCTTTGTTCAATGGTAACAAATTTATCATCCATCTCCACTTCACCCTCAATACCGTTGACCTTAAGTACGATCTTACCGGTGTTCTtaagttcttcagctttcgAAGCCAATTCCTCTTGAGACAGGTCCAAGAGGTGAGCTTCGACCTTTGGAGCATCCTTTCTGAATTTTGGGCCGAAAAGCTTCTTGGTTAAATCAATTTCCCATCTTGTGACTTCGACAGGCTTGTCCAATTTTTGTCTCACGACCAGTTTCTGCTTAGTCTTATTGGAATGAACAGACAAATCGTATGCAGATCTGTCAGCGCAGCCGACACACTCAATCCAGCCGTAAGAGGTCAACAGCTCACCATCCCAACAGTCAGCAGCATAGTGGGCCATTTCATTAGCCAAGTGCTGACGGAATCTCATTCTATTAGGATCAACCCCAATCTTCAACAGGAACTGAGCAATTCTGGCGATAAAGTAACCCAAAGTCTCGTTATCGACCATCCTGCTTTCGACAGCTTCACCGATTGTCTTAACGACAGGTTCAGTGGAGCCGGCCTCCTGAGCTTCACGAGGTAAGAATGACAACTTGACGTCCTTGACTTCATGGAACTTTGGATGGGACTTGTCTTCTGGGTCGAGGAAatgttcaatttcagccaTCAAGAATTCACGAACTCTCAACAGACCAGCTCTTGGGGAAATTTCATTTCTGAATGATTTACCGATAGAGGCAGAGGCAAATGGAGTTTTGCCGTTGTTGAACTCTAGTAGTTTATTGAAGTTCAGAAACTGACCTTGAGCGGTTTCTGGTCTCAAATAACCCTTCATGTGACCAGATGGCCCGATGGCAGTCTCGAACATTAGGTTGAATTCTCTTGGTGCTTCCAGAGGTTCCCCAGTTGCCGGATTACCGATGTTGTATTTGACCATGAGCTCACCGAGCTCAGGACCAGAATAGCCATCAATCTTGGCTAAAATGTCTTGGTATTCCTTGACGATATGGTCGGAAAGTTTGACTGCTTTGATTTG is part of the Torulaspora globosa chromosome 7, complete sequence genome and harbors:
- the GRS1 gene encoding glycine--tRNA ligase (ancestral locus Anc_3.381), translating into MNVDDIKKARSAAEFNRENLESVLRGRFFYAPAFELYGGVSGLYDYGPPGCAFQANVVDLWRKHFILEEDMLEVDCSMLTPYEVLKTSGHVDKFSDWMCRDLKTGEIFRADHLVEEVLEARLKGDKAARGISEEEVEEDAEKKKRKKKVKQIKAVKLSDHIVKEYQDILAKIDGYSGPELGELMVKYNIGNPATGEPLEAPREFNLMFETAIGPSGHMKGYLRPETAQGQFLNFNKLLEFNNGKTPFASASIGKSFRNEISPRAGLLRVREFLMAEIEHFLDPEDKSHPKFHEVKDVKLSFLPREAQEAGSTEPVVKTIGEAVESRMVDNETLGYFIARIAQFLLKIGVDPNRMRFRQHLANEMAHYAADCWDGELLTSYGWIECVGCADRSAYDLSVHSNKTKQKLVVRQKLDKPVEVTRWEIDLTKKLFGPKFRKDAPKVEAHLLDLSQEELASKAEELKNTGKIVLKVNGIEGEVEMDDKFVTIEQRTKTEHVREYTPNVIEPSFGIGRIIYSVFEHCFWSRPEDTARAVLSFPPLVAPSKVLLVPLSNHKDLAPVTAEVSKLLRREKIPFKVDDSGVSIGKRYARNDELGTPFGVTIDFDSVKDGSVTLRERDSTKQVRGSADEIIKAIREITYNGASWEEGTKNLAPFVSQSETD